A section of the Veillonella criceti genome encodes:
- a CDS encoding ABC transporter ATP-binding protein, whose amino-acid sequence MNIWETENLTKHFTVRRGLLKQHRQIVRALEGVSLQQKAGETLGLVGESGCGKSTFGRTLMGLYPKTSGRLIVAGQEIQGKADQQHVLNHIQMVFQDPYASLNPRMTVRQSLLEPLTVRMAMGRALSEGDKRAKVEAVLEQVGLTKAQGERYPHEFSGGQRQRIGIGRALISEPQCIICDEPISALDVSIQVQIVSLLERLQAEQGISYVFISHDLNMVRYVSQRIAVMYLGSIVEEGPTKAVYETPLHPYTQALISLNAPLAPHMTIGPVLTGEVPSPLMTVSGCPFASRCPEKMPECEEDKPPLVVRGQQKVACWRR is encoded by the coding sequence ATGAATATTTGGGAAACAGAGAATTTAACCAAGCATTTTACAGTTCGGCGCGGCCTTTTGAAGCAACATCGTCAAATTGTGCGTGCTCTTGAAGGCGTATCATTACAGCAAAAGGCCGGTGAAACTTTAGGCTTAGTAGGAGAATCTGGTTGTGGTAAATCTACGTTTGGTCGTACCTTGATGGGTTTATATCCTAAAACTTCAGGGCGCCTTATCGTAGCGGGGCAAGAGATTCAAGGCAAAGCGGATCAACAACATGTGCTCAACCATATTCAGATGGTGTTTCAAGATCCTTACGCTTCTTTAAATCCACGGATGACAGTACGACAAAGTTTACTAGAACCCTTAACTGTGCGAATGGCTATGGGGAGGGCTCTTAGTGAAGGCGATAAGCGCGCAAAAGTGGAGGCTGTATTAGAACAAGTAGGCCTTACCAAAGCGCAGGGTGAACGGTATCCACATGAATTTAGTGGTGGCCAACGACAGCGAATTGGGATTGGCCGTGCTTTAATTAGTGAACCGCAGTGTATCATCTGTGATGAACCTATTTCGGCGCTTGATGTGTCTATACAAGTACAAATTGTCTCTCTCTTAGAACGGTTACAAGCAGAACAGGGCATTAGCTATGTTTTTATTTCTCATGACTTAAATATGGTTCGCTATGTAAGTCAACGAATTGCGGTTATGTATTTAGGTAGCATTGTGGAAGAAGGGCCGACAAAGGCTGTATATGAAACGCCATTACATCCCTATACACAGGCTCTTATTTCATTAAATGCGCCTTTGGCACCACATATGACGATTGGACCAGTATTAACGGGCGAAGTGCCAAGTCCATTAATGACAGTAAGTGGCTGTCCATTTGCTTCACGTTGTCCTGAAAAAATGCCGGAGTGTGAAGAGGATAAACCACCACTTGTCGTTCGAGGACAACAAAAAGTGGCCTGTTGGCGACGTTAG
- a CDS encoding ABC transporter ATP-binding protein, with amino-acid sequence MNTAIKEHALEQRYLSKRESPLVKLENLQVTFHTFAGPVPAVRGVSLVVQPGEVVGLVGESGCGKSVTLQSLMGLLPADRATVSVDSLTVAGENCTKYKESQWRVLRGTTVAMVFQDPMTALNPILSIGRQLKEAIRLGAKRHNTVVANEDAVALELLQKVGIADAARRLTQYPHELSGGMRQRVVIAMALAGRPTLLLADEPTTALDVTTEAQILLLLQDLVKTEHMGLLIISHNLRVIAQLCDRMAVMYAGQVVETGTVADLLGNPKHPYLQGLLRSLPTKETTTLQAIGGQPPDMFSLPTGCAFHPRCNQAMRICAREIPSLTDGVRCWLQAEKKAVNV; translated from the coding sequence ATGAATACAGCTATTAAAGAGCATGCGCTAGAGCAGCGTTATTTAAGTAAGCGAGAATCACCTTTAGTGAAATTAGAAAATTTACAAGTGACATTTCATACTTTTGCAGGGCCTGTACCAGCGGTACGTGGTGTATCACTCGTGGTACAACCAGGTGAGGTCGTTGGCTTGGTTGGTGAATCTGGCTGTGGTAAATCGGTTACGTTACAATCTCTAATGGGTTTGTTACCAGCGGATAGAGCCACTGTGTCAGTGGATTCGCTAACGGTAGCCGGTGAGAATTGTACAAAGTATAAAGAATCGCAATGGCGAGTGCTTCGAGGTACTACTGTAGCTATGGTGTTTCAAGACCCGATGACTGCACTCAATCCTATTTTGTCGATTGGTAGACAATTGAAAGAAGCGATTCGCTTAGGGGCTAAACGGCATAATACGGTGGTTGCTAATGAGGATGCGGTAGCGTTAGAATTGTTACAAAAAGTAGGTATTGCTGATGCGGCGCGTCGTTTAACGCAATATCCTCATGAATTGAGTGGTGGTATGCGCCAGCGTGTGGTTATTGCTATGGCTTTAGCTGGTCGGCCTACATTATTGCTTGCCGATGAACCAACGACAGCTCTTGATGTGACAACGGAAGCACAGATTTTATTACTGTTGCAAGATTTAGTAAAAACAGAGCATATGGGCTTGTTAATTATTTCTCATAACTTGCGCGTTATTGCCCAATTGTGTGATCGAATGGCGGTTATGTATGCTGGGCAAGTGGTTGAAACAGGGACGGTAGCAGATTTATTAGGAAATCCAAAACATCCGTATTTACAAGGCTTGTTACGGTCTTTGCCAACGAAGGAAACCACAACTTTACAAGCGATAGGTGGACAACCACCTGATATGTTTAGCTTGCCGACAGGTTGTGCGTTTCATCCTCGTTGTAATCAAGCTATGCGAATTTGTGCACGTGAAATTCCTTCATTGACTGACGGTGTACGCTGTTGGCTTCAGGCAGAGAAAAAGGCGGTGAATGTATGA
- a CDS encoding ABC transporter permease: MRAVDDFLPLAPTAVVTETAYRPRPNAWQRLKENKLALVGLFIIICMLLLALIGPWLSPYTYADQNLAQANQGPSSEHWFGTDTLGRDLYIRVVYGARISLAVGFVAAAINLVIGVIYGSVAGFFGGKVDRLMMGFVDILYGIPLLLYVILLMVVLSPGLTSIFIALGIAYWLTMARIVRSQIVTLKNEEYVLAARSMGVPAWRILFRHMLPNCVGPIIITMTLAIPEAIFTEAFLSFIGLGVNAPMASWGVLAAEGINSMRSYPFQLIAPALAIGITMLGFTFFGDGLRNALDPKGEVKR, from the coding sequence ATGAGAGCTGTTGATGATTTTTTACCATTAGCGCCGACGGCCGTAGTGACTGAAACGGCGTATCGTCCACGACCTAATGCTTGGCAACGCTTAAAAGAAAATAAGTTAGCGTTAGTAGGTCTATTTATTATTATATGTATGTTGCTGTTGGCCTTGATTGGACCCTGGTTATCACCGTATACCTATGCGGATCAAAATTTAGCACAAGCAAATCAAGGGCCGTCGAGTGAACATTGGTTTGGTACGGACACATTGGGGCGTGACTTATATATACGTGTTGTATATGGGGCGCGTATCTCTTTAGCCGTAGGCTTTGTGGCAGCGGCCATTAATTTAGTCATTGGCGTTATTTATGGTAGCGTAGCCGGATTTTTCGGTGGGAAAGTTGACCGTTTGATGATGGGCTTTGTAGATATATTATATGGCATACCTTTATTGCTATATGTCATTTTGCTCATGGTTGTTTTGTCGCCTGGTTTAACATCTATTTTTATTGCGCTAGGAATTGCGTATTGGCTGACTATGGCACGTATTGTTCGAAGTCAAATTGTGACATTAAAAAATGAAGAATATGTATTGGCGGCTCGTTCTATGGGGGTACCAGCTTGGCGAATTTTATTCCGTCACATGCTGCCTAATTGTGTAGGGCCTATTATTATAACTATGACTTTGGCAATTCCAGAAGCTATTTTTACGGAAGCTTTTTTGAGCTTTATTGGTCTTGGCGTAAACGCACCAATGGCGAGTTGGGGTGTTTTAGCTGCTGAAGGGATTAATTCTATGCGGTCCTATCCGTTTCAACTGATTGCGCCTGCTTTAGCGATTGGGATTACTATGCTTGGATTTACCTTCTTTGGTGATGGATTGCGTAATGCATTAGATCCAAAAGGGGAGGTGAAACGATGA
- a CDS encoding ABC transporter permease has protein sequence MGTYLLKRLIGAVVVMWAIITITFMLMHAIPGGPFTEEKKLPPQIKASIEATYHLNDPVWQQYTDYMKHVVQLDLGPSYKYLGRSVNDIIGESFPVSAQLGLGALLFAVIGGVTAGIGSALKPNTWLDYIITFGSTLGISVPTFIIGAVLVYWLGFVWPIFPVALWKGPAYMVLPILTLGAQPMAFIARLTRATMLDVLQQEYIKTARAKGLANRTIILKHALGNAILPVLTYLGPLAAALLTGSFIVETIFAIPGLGKYFVTSIYNRDYTVILGVTIFYSALVVGFNLLVDLIYPLVDPRVTMEEEETP, from the coding sequence GTGGGTACCTATTTACTAAAACGTTTGATAGGGGCCGTAGTGGTTATGTGGGCGATTATTACGATTACATTTATGCTCATGCATGCCATTCCTGGTGGTCCTTTTACAGAAGAGAAAAAATTGCCACCACAGATTAAAGCCTCTATTGAAGCAACGTATCATTTGAATGATCCTGTATGGCAGCAGTACACTGATTATATGAAACATGTTGTGCAATTAGATTTAGGCCCTTCTTATAAGTATTTAGGGCGCTCGGTGAATGATATTATAGGGGAATCCTTCCCCGTGTCAGCTCAATTAGGCTTAGGGGCTCTTTTATTTGCTGTGATTGGTGGCGTAACGGCGGGGATTGGTAGTGCCTTAAAGCCCAATACTTGGCTTGATTATATAATTACTTTTGGTTCTACGCTAGGTATATCTGTGCCAACATTTATCATAGGTGCTGTATTGGTATATTGGCTTGGTTTTGTGTGGCCTATATTTCCTGTTGCGTTGTGGAAAGGTCCGGCTTACATGGTGTTACCAATTTTGACACTAGGGGCACAACCGATGGCTTTTATTGCTCGTTTAACGCGGGCTACCATGTTAGATGTGTTACAACAGGAATATATTAAAACCGCCCGCGCAAAGGGGTTAGCTAATCGTACTATTATTTTGAAACACGCTTTAGGGAATGCTATTTTGCCAGTTCTTACCTACTTAGGGCCGTTAGCAGCGGCTTTGTTGACAGGGAGTTTTATTGTAGAAACAATATTTGCCATTCCTGGTCTTGGGAAATATTTTGTTACGTCTATTTATAATCGTGATTATACTGTTATTTTAGGTGTGACTATTTTTTATAGTGCTTTAGTAGTAGGTTTTAATTTACTGGTTGATTTAATATACCCATTAGTGGATCCCCGAGTAACGATGGAAGAGGAGGAAACGCCATGA
- a CDS encoding pyridoxamine kinase — MKNPVPVVLSIQDMSSIGRCSLTVAMPILSAFGSQAVPFPTALLCNHLEYPNYEMVDFSEHLRPFMDCWEKNNITFDAIQSGFLASPDQIHIVIEAIERFGKNKLIIVDPAMADDGKLYAVYNDTMVQEMRKLIAHAHIIKPNYTEASFLLGHAYEPETVDEAKIHQLCKELHELGPRHVIMSGVPHQSEAVVAVYDGETDDLQIVSTTLVPVKAHGTGDIFTAALTGALMQGYDTLESANIAANFTTDAVKYTHETIGSMRDGLLFERLLGRLSQLIK; from the coding sequence ATGAAAAATCCAGTACCTGTAGTATTATCCATCCAAGACATGAGTTCTATCGGCCGTTGTTCTTTAACAGTCGCTATGCCAATCTTAAGTGCCTTTGGCTCACAAGCGGTGCCATTTCCAACAGCCCTTTTGTGTAACCATTTGGAGTACCCAAACTATGAAATGGTTGATTTTTCAGAACACCTTCGTCCTTTTATGGATTGTTGGGAAAAAAATAATATTACCTTTGATGCCATTCAAAGTGGTTTCTTAGCCTCCCCTGATCAAATTCATATTGTAATCGAAGCGATTGAACGTTTCGGTAAGAATAAACTCATCATCGTAGATCCTGCCATGGCCGATGATGGCAAACTTTATGCTGTATATAATGATACGATGGTGCAAGAAATGCGTAAACTCATTGCCCATGCTCATATTATTAAACCTAATTATACAGAAGCCAGTTTCCTCTTAGGTCACGCTTATGAACCAGAAACAGTTGATGAAGCTAAAATCCACCAATTATGTAAAGAACTTCACGAATTAGGGCCTCGTCATGTCATTATGTCTGGTGTACCTCATCAATCAGAAGCTGTAGTCGCTGTCTATGACGGTGAAACAGACGACTTACAAATCGTAAGCACTACGTTAGTTCCTGTCAAAGCCCACGGTACAGGAGATATTTTCACCGCCGCTCTAACCGGTGCATTAATGCAAGGCTACGATACATTAGAAAGTGCTAATATTGCCGCTAACTTTACAACAGATGCAGTTAAATATACGCATGAAACGATTGGCTCCATGCGTGATGGACTATTATTTGAACGCCTCTTAGGTCGTTTGAGCCAGTTAATTAAATAA
- a CDS encoding ECF transporter S component produces MNFSIRDIIYIGMLSALCALATTLLIPLPTGAMVHLGSAALFTIAALFGGLYGGLAGAIGSGLFDLVMGHSAYTLFSIIIKGLSGLIVGYMVVGFRPNPRKARESTWMRLLLAMLVGSIWTALGYFVAWEYVLNSFAAAVSRLPATFLTSGVGIIVALFLVNALRKVIHK; encoded by the coding sequence TTGAATTTTTCTATTCGTGATATTATTTATATTGGTATGCTATCAGCTCTCTGTGCGCTAGCTACCACCCTTTTAATCCCTTTACCTACTGGTGCCATGGTTCACTTAGGTTCCGCAGCCCTCTTTACAATAGCCGCTTTATTTGGTGGTCTTTATGGTGGCCTAGCAGGTGCTATTGGATCGGGTCTCTTTGATCTCGTTATGGGCCACTCTGCCTATACTTTATTTTCTATTATAATCAAAGGGCTCTCCGGACTCATTGTGGGCTATATGGTAGTGGGCTTTCGTCCTAATCCGCGCAAAGCCCGTGAATCAACTTGGATGCGTTTATTACTCGCTATGCTAGTAGGTAGTATTTGGACTGCTCTTGGATATTTTGTCGCTTGGGAATATGTACTCAATAGTTTTGCAGCTGCTGTAAGCCGTCTACCAGCCACATTCTTAACAAGTGGGGTCGGTATTATCGTAGCGCTTTTCTTAGTCAATGCCTTACGCAAAGTAATTCATAAATAA
- a CDS encoding DUF805 domain-containing protein, with product MDVLFNIGQAFVMGLIAFAITRWGYVHNIKILYLQGRLNRLQFLIGLIGLTLVVSLFNNLISTMMNNVVILVSYWGVRLLAFLGHAIILSLYYVLYARRVQDFSLHGIVGICWCIFIAFTYPYLPIKSTSAAFMVIIWIVNLVLLVIPGSGKPNRYGDVALWPKKKIVKKRI from the coding sequence ATGGATGTTTTATTTAATATAGGCCAAGCTTTTGTAATGGGGCTTATTGCCTTTGCCATTACACGCTGGGGCTATGTACATAATATTAAAATATTATATCTCCAAGGGCGACTTAATCGGCTCCAATTTTTAATTGGTCTCATCGGCTTAACTTTAGTCGTTAGCTTATTTAATAATCTCATCAGTACTATGATGAATAATGTAGTCATTTTAGTTTCCTATTGGGGTGTCCGCCTATTGGCCTTCTTAGGGCATGCCATTATTTTATCATTGTACTATGTGCTCTATGCGCGCCGTGTGCAAGACTTTTCACTTCACGGTATCGTAGGTATTTGTTGGTGTATATTCATCGCGTTTACCTATCCCTACTTACCTATTAAATCTACCAGCGCGGCCTTTATGGTCATTATCTGGATTGTTAATTTAGTATTACTCGTTATCCCAGGGAGCGGTAAACCTAATCGCTATGGGGATGTAGCCTTATGGCCAAAAAAGAAAATCGTAAAAAAGAGGATCTGA
- a CDS encoding YvrJ family protein, with translation MEAILTATANYGFPMVVAAYLLIRLEHKMDSLSASINELVFTLKTYERK, from the coding sequence ATGGAAGCAATTCTAACAGCCACGGCCAACTATGGTTTTCCTATGGTGGTAGCCGCCTATTTATTGATTCGGCTAGAGCACAAGATGGATTCCTTGAGTGCGTCTATTAATGAGTTGGTGTTTACCTTGAAAACATATGAGAGAAAGTAA
- the cydD gene encoding thiol reductant ABC exporter subunit CydD, producing MIVKTAREELLRFKGKAIGLGIFSLLGTFGIVGQAWFFAVLIEKTFFEGQPLTAVWGTISCLLLSIAVRMIATYCQERTAGRLAVLAKQDLREKIWHHLLKLGPFTGERHGDVVHLMTDGLESVEAYIARYVPQMLYAMMIPLVMAIAIIDAAPWVAIILLITFPLIPFFMILIGKKAESMNKEQWERMSFLSGHFLDVLQGIATLKLFGRSEEQVEVIARLSAEFRDSTLRVLRVAFLSALVLELVSTISTALIAVYMGMALLYGHETFLPAFFVLLLAPEFYAPLRQLGAAFHTGMAGQVSLAKIDDFLAIPIEEPPTGVLNPATHIEQVVFQEVSYAYGQAPNTVWAVEDINFTLRRGEVTMLVGGSGAGKSTLAHLLLRLMEPTKGKILVDDTNILALDSEAWRDAVTFVPQQPHLFRGTLRDNIVFGQVVSEEDLHNAVVAAEAEAFVNSLPQGLDTIIGEGGLGLSGGQRQRIAIARAFLKQSPILVLDEITAHLDVATERSLATALQRLMQDKIVLLIGHRVQTMRWADTLLVLKEGHLVEAGSFESLVQKKGYFSELVRAGLGEPLGEEADPTEYIEYTEHIDTVVPIDDKTGEAQVVSDVTKNRNSLGSKGTQQSQQSQQILADTTSAWDSLRRLFAVLGPARNSLWLSLLLSFLTVFMNVGLLTTSAWLITSAALRPELAALSLSIVGVRFFGISRAVCRYAERYVSHHMAFQGLYGLRVWFYQKLEPLMPAALHRLGSGDILGRIMADIETLQFFYLRVIIPPVGAILLTGIGLYFLSFFSYSLLWLLGVAFVLGAVGIPFLVFKHNQVATEAVLVSRSTIKDTIVESLAGIMDIITYKQEQRVTELVEGQFDALTKAQSRVHSGTNLGDTLFLGLTQLTMVAGAIIMIPLAHGSQQAGIFIAVVAISLQSYFEALGPLTIAWYHGRESLAAMKRLVQLAEQKPAVVESVTNTQDNNQKIDDTSVSAVGPVGIRLDDVSFAYDRAYVYQHMSLQIKAGEKVAIVGPSGSGKTTLLTMLERFYDYEGHIYLNDYELRQLPIAKAREYYGALTQDTYLFHATVEDNIRLAKPTATAEELTAALQFAALTDWVKTLPQGIKTIIGSGGAGVSGGQRQRLALARLWLRNSPVLLLDEPLEGLDQVVRQELQTSLYSLMQGKTVLYITHHLAGLEQMDRILFLEAGQIIEDGSYDELMAKQGAFYAYRKLSMETV from the coding sequence GTGATAGTCAAAACCGCTCGTGAAGAGTTACTTCGGTTTAAGGGAAAGGCTATAGGGTTAGGGATTTTTAGTTTGCTAGGCACGTTTGGCATTGTAGGGCAAGCCTGGTTCTTTGCTGTATTGATTGAAAAAACATTTTTTGAAGGGCAACCATTGACGGCTGTATGGGGCACGATAAGTTGCCTATTACTTTCTATTGCTGTGCGTATGATAGCTACGTATTGTCAAGAACGAACGGCTGGACGGTTAGCTGTATTAGCTAAGCAGGATTTGCGCGAGAAAATTTGGCATCATTTATTAAAATTAGGACCTTTTACTGGCGAACGTCATGGTGATGTAGTCCATTTGATGACAGATGGTTTAGAAAGTGTAGAGGCTTATATTGCGCGCTACGTGCCACAAATGCTGTATGCTATGATGATTCCGTTGGTGATGGCTATTGCTATTATTGATGCTGCACCATGGGTAGCGATTATCTTGTTAATTACATTTCCATTGATTCCGTTCTTTATGATTTTGATTGGTAAAAAAGCAGAATCCATGAATAAAGAACAATGGGAACGTATGAGTTTTTTAAGTGGCCACTTTCTCGACGTATTACAAGGTATTGCTACATTGAAATTATTTGGTCGTTCTGAGGAACAAGTGGAGGTCATTGCTCGTTTATCCGCTGAATTTAGGGATTCTACTTTGCGAGTGCTTCGGGTTGCTTTTTTATCGGCCTTAGTTCTTGAATTAGTGAGTACTATTAGTACAGCGCTCATTGCTGTATATATGGGGATGGCCTTATTATATGGTCATGAAACGTTTCTTCCCGCTTTTTTTGTACTTTTGTTAGCACCTGAGTTTTATGCGCCATTACGTCAATTAGGCGCGGCTTTCCATACAGGTATGGCTGGGCAGGTGAGTTTAGCTAAAATTGATGATTTCTTAGCCATTCCCATTGAGGAACCTCCTACAGGCGTGTTAAATCCAGCCACGCATATAGAACAGGTGGTCTTTCAAGAGGTATCCTATGCGTATGGACAAGCGCCAAATACTGTTTGGGCCGTAGAAGATATTAATTTTACCTTACGTCGTGGTGAAGTAACAATGCTTGTAGGTGGTAGTGGCGCTGGCAAGAGTACATTAGCTCATTTATTATTGCGTCTTATGGAGCCAACTAAAGGAAAGATATTAGTTGATGATACGAATATCTTGGCGCTAGATAGTGAGGCTTGGCGAGATGCTGTTACCTTTGTACCACAACAACCTCATTTATTCCGTGGTACTTTACGAGACAATATTGTATTTGGCCAAGTCGTTTCAGAAGAAGACTTGCATAATGCTGTAGTAGCCGCTGAGGCAGAGGCGTTTGTAAATTCGTTACCACAAGGACTGGATACAATTATTGGTGAAGGGGGCTTAGGCCTTTCTGGAGGACAACGCCAACGTATAGCGATTGCGCGTGCCTTTTTAAAGCAATCTCCTATTTTAGTACTCGATGAAATAACGGCTCATTTGGATGTAGCAACGGAACGAAGTTTAGCCACTGCTCTGCAACGGTTAATGCAAGATAAAATTGTATTGCTCATCGGACATCGGGTACAAACGATGCGTTGGGCAGATACTTTATTAGTATTGAAAGAAGGACACTTAGTTGAAGCGGGCTCTTTTGAATCATTGGTTCAAAAGAAAGGCTATTTTAGTGAATTAGTGCGAGCTGGTCTTGGTGAGCCGCTTGGCGAAGAGGCAGACCCTACAGAGTACATAGAGTACACAGAACATATAGATACAGTGGTGCCAATAGACGATAAAACCGGTGAAGCGCAGGTAGTGAGTGATGTAACGAAGAATAGGAATTCTCTTGGTTCTAAGGGAACCCAACAATCTCAACAATCTCAACAGATTTTGGCGGATACTACTTCTGCTTGGGATTCGTTGCGACGCTTGTTTGCTGTATTAGGGCCTGCACGCAATTCTTTATGGTTAAGTTTGTTACTTTCATTTTTAACTGTTTTCATGAATGTGGGCTTATTGACTACGTCAGCGTGGTTAATTACGTCAGCTGCATTACGGCCTGAACTTGCTGCGCTAAGTTTATCCATTGTTGGGGTGCGTTTCTTTGGGATTAGCAGGGCTGTTTGTCGTTATGCAGAACGGTATGTATCGCATCATATGGCCTTTCAAGGGCTTTACGGCCTACGGGTTTGGTTTTACCAAAAACTAGAGCCCCTCATGCCGGCCGCTTTACACCGTCTTGGTTCGGGGGACATTTTGGGCCGTATTATGGCAGATATTGAAACATTACAATTTTTCTATTTGCGTGTTATTATACCGCCTGTAGGCGCTATATTACTTACAGGTATAGGCTTGTACTTCCTTAGCTTCTTTAGTTATTCATTGCTATGGTTATTAGGTGTAGCCTTTGTATTGGGCGCTGTAGGCATTCCCTTTTTAGTGTTTAAACATAATCAAGTGGCCACTGAAGCTGTTTTAGTTTCACGGAGTACTATTAAGGATACTATTGTGGAAAGTTTAGCTGGTATTATGGATATTATTACATATAAACAAGAACAGCGAGTTACTGAATTAGTAGAAGGGCAATTCGATGCATTGACAAAAGCGCAAAGTCGAGTGCACAGTGGTACTAATTTGGGTGATACCTTATTCCTTGGGCTGACACAATTGACCATGGTAGCAGGGGCCATTATTATGATTCCTTTGGCCCATGGTAGCCAACAGGCGGGGATTTTTATTGCTGTTGTTGCCATATCCTTACAGTCATATTTTGAAGCGTTAGGTCCTTTAACGATTGCTTGGTATCATGGGCGTGAAAGTTTGGCGGCTATGAAACGATTAGTCCAGCTGGCAGAACAAAAACCAGCTGTCGTTGAATCGGTAACTAATACTCAGGATAATAATCAGAAAATTGATGACACTAGTGTTAGCGCAGTAGGGCCAGTAGGGATTCGCTTAGATGATGTAAGTTTTGCTTATGATAGAGCGTATGTGTATCAGCATATGTCATTACAGATTAAAGCAGGCGAAAAAGTGGCTATTGTTGGGCCTAGTGGTTCAGGTAAAACCACTTTGCTTACCATGTTAGAACGATTTTATGATTATGAAGGCCATATTTATTTGAATGACTATGAATTGCGTCAATTACCCATAGCAAAAGCTCGTGAATACTATGGTGCTTTAACACAGGACACGTATTTATTCCACGCGACCGTAGAAGATAATATTCGCTTAGCAAAGCCAACGGCAACAGCAGAAGAACTGACAGCGGCTTTACAGTTTGCGGCCCTTACTGATTGGGTTAAAACTTTACCGCAAGGTATTAAAACAATCATTGGCAGTGGTGGCGCTGGTGTTAGTGGGGGTCAACGACAGCGACTTGCCTTAGCCCGTTTGTGGCTTCGGAATAGCCCCGTTTTATTATTGGACGAACCGCTAGAAGGGCTTGATCAAGTGGTACGTCAGGAATTGCAGACGTCGTTATATTCATTGATGCAAGGGAAAACGGTACTTTATATTACGCACCATTTAGCGGGTCTGGAACAGATGGATCGTATTTTATTTTTAGAAGCAGGTCAGATTATTGAAGATGGTTCCTATGATGAACTTATGGCTAAACAAGGTGCTTTTTATGCGTATCGTAAATTATCTATGGAAACGGTATAA
- a CDS encoding PepSY domain-containing protein has product MKKKSFASVLACAFAVGVAAVAVPQVAVAADVNPTLTIEGPNQSMVLSMRQVAGIFLAKYPNSAVHSITLKPDRGRFAYEVTGYTLKNTYKISVDVITSKILKEEIDGKEKDIPSKVFNPLNVIEPKKAEAVAVANIGGDAISKGWELEAEEGKVKYEVTIYHTDEKMGLVEQDVLIDATTGDVITKTLPEKVEIPDENDDGFVLWGD; this is encoded by the coding sequence ATGAAAAAGAAATCATTCGCTAGTGTACTAGCTTGTGCATTTGCTGTAGGCGTAGCAGCTGTGGCGGTACCACAAGTTGCTGTAGCAGCAGACGTAAATCCAACGTTAACAATTGAAGGACCTAATCAGTCTATGGTTTTGTCCATGCGTCAGGTAGCTGGTATCTTTTTGGCGAAATATCCTAATTCTGCAGTTCACTCCATTACGTTGAAACCAGATCGTGGCCGTTTTGCGTATGAAGTAACAGGCTACACGTTGAAAAATACATATAAGATTTCTGTAGATGTTATTACGTCTAAGATTTTAAAAGAAGAAATTGATGGTAAGGAAAAAGATATTCCAAGTAAAGTTTTTAATCCATTAAATGTGATTGAACCTAAGAAAGCAGAAGCGGTAGCTGTAGCTAACATTGGTGGCGATGCTATTAGTAAAGGCTGGGAATTAGAAGCTGAAGAAGGTAAGGTAAAATATGAAGTTACCATTTACCATACGGATGAAAAAATGGGCCTTGTTGAGCAGGATGTATTGATTGATGCAACAACGGGGGATGTCATCACTAAAACATTACCTGAAAAAGTTGAAATTCCTGATGAAAATGATGATGGCTTTGTGCTTTGGGGCGATTAA